Below is a genomic region from Azoarcus sp. KH32C.
TAAGCCGTGGCGAGATTGGTCCAGGTGCGGGGCGCCATCGGGGCGACGTGAGTCGCGTGCTCATAGAGCGTTGAAGGGGTCCGCCAGACGGGGATGCGAATGATCGTGCTTGCAGTCAGTGATGCGGCGAGCGTGACGCTCAGTGCCGCGAGTGCCAGTCGTTTCCTCGGGCCGTTGGCCAGGACTCTCAGGGCGAGAGCCAGTAGTCCAGCTAATCCGACTGACGGCAAGTACATGCGGTGTTCGAAGACCATTTCGAGAGCGATGGCGCTGCTCTCGATCGCCAGCGTGACCGGTATCCAGAGAAGAAGGAATGCCGCGCGAGCGAAACGCGTTCGGGCGGCTAGCCAGAGTGCGCCTGCGAGCCATGCGGCAACCCCCAGAATGGCGGCGGCAGTGGTCCAGGGGGAAAAGAGGCTGGTCGATACGGGGAAGTCGTGTTCGATCGAGAAACGCCCTGGTAGCGGCCACAGAATCTGTCCGAGGTGGAACGCAATGACTCGCGGTTGGGTCAGGAGGCGCTCTGCCAGGGTGAAGTCACGGACTGCGTAGGCCGGGGTGATGTATTTCCATATCGGGCCATGGATGAGGGCGAGATCCAGCACGGCGTAGACTAGGATCAGCACCGGCAGCATCAGGATGGCCCGGTCGAGATGCGACCGGACGCGTTCGCCGGTCGGGCGACAAAGGATGTATTCCGCCAATAAGTAGAGCGCCGGAAGTACAAAGGCGTTCTCCTTCGACAGACATGCGGCCACTGCGGTAAGTGCAGTCACCGGGTACCACAATCGACCATGTCCTGTGAGGCGTGCGCGGATATAGGCGAAGACCGAGAGCAGCATGAACAGCGCGGCAAGTGATGCCATACGCTGGACAATGTAAGTGACTGCCTGAACCTGAATCGGATGAACGGCCCAGACAGCTGCGGTGATCGAAGCTGCCAGCCAATCGCTACGGGTCGCTTCGCGATTTCCTGCAAGTATCTGCAGCAAGAGAGCGAGAACGCTCAAGCTGACGCAGATGTGAATAATGATATTGGTGGTCTGAAACGTCGCCGGCCTGCCGCCGCCGCGCCACCAGTCGATGGCGATGGTGACATTGGCAATCGGCCGTTGCGGGAGTAGTCCATCCGTCCAGGCGCGGCGGAGGGAGTCGAAGGATAGGTCGGTCATGTGGACCGGGCCGTGGCTGACGATGTTGCTGGCGTCGTCGAGATGAAATCCGTTGGCCGGAGCGTCGTGGTAGGCGACGATGACCAATGCGATCAATGCGCCCACGAGCACGCCTCGATAAAGCCAACTGGGCAGGAGAGCGCGGCGAGATATGGGTTCGGAGTGGTCGGCCATCGAAAGACGCAGAGGGCAAGGGTTAGCGGTAGCAGTCGTTGCGGACGCCGAGGAAGCATGCGCGATGGCGGGCCCATCTTGCATCTTCAGGCCGGCCCGCAGCCTGATAGATCTCGAAGAGATAGTGAAAGGCTGCGCTGTCTTTGTCGGACAGGCTTATTGCGGTTTCGAGGTCGTGCTGTGCCGCATCGGCTTCGCCATGCACCCAATGGGCAACGCCGCGGTTGGTCCAAGGTGCTGCGTATCGGGCATCCAGCTCGATGGCACGTGAGAAGGCATCGAGGGCTTGCGCATAGTGCTCGGGCGAGACTTGCTCATTACGTCGCTGGCTCAGCAGCGAAATTCCGAGATAGTTCCATGCGCGCGCCGAGTGCGGCGCAACTTTGACGGCCTGCTCATAGAGCGTCGTTTCGGTTCGCCACTGCGGTATGCGCTCGTTGGTTGACCACATCGAGAGCAGGGCGAATGTGGCCAAGACGGTCCACGCGACGGCGCGTCCTCGCGGATGCCAACTTCCGGTCCGCGCAAGGCCCTGCGCGACAAGGCCGGCAAAGCCAACCGAAGGGAGGTACATGCGGTGCTCGAAAACCATTTCGAGCGGAACGAAGGAGCTCTCTATGACGAGGGTGGCGGGAATCCAGAGCATCCAGAATGCCGAGATGCGATGCATTCTTCCGTATGCAAGCTTGAGTGCGACGCCGCACCACGCAGTGATGACGAGGGCCGGCAACCAGAACGCGAGCGAAGCTGCGGAATGGACGATCTGTACATCGTGTTCGAGGGAAAAACGGTCGGGTAGCGGCCAGAGAAGCTGGGAGATGTGAAAGAGAACGACCTTGGGTTGAGTCAACAGACGGTCGCCCAGCGTGAAGCTTCTCGTCTCATAACCGCGCAAGGCCCAATGACTGATAGGGCCTTGTGCGAGGAGGTCGATAAGAATGAAAAGCGTCCCGACGAGCGGAAGGGCGATTAGAGCTCGATCGAATCGCGATCTGATCAATGGTCCGTCGGAGCGGACGATCAGGAATTCGGTCATCAGTAGCAGCAATGGCGCAATCCAGGCGTTTTCCTTGGATGTCGCTGCGAGTAGCAGGCTGATGACTGAGCATGCGAGCCACAAGAAGGGCTGACGGGTGTTGCCGCGTGCTTTGAGATATGAGGTTGCAGCTGTCAGGGTGAATAGGGCTGCCAGGATCGTCATACGCTGAACGATGTAGCTGACCGCTTGTACGTGGATGGGCTGAAGGGCCCACCACAGCGTTGCACCAGCCGCTGCGAGGAGGGGGGGCGGCGGCAGTGACCCGCCATTCGCCATCAGTTGGACCTGGCGAAGCAGGCTCCACACGGCGCAGGTGGTAAGCACGTGAAGCGCGAGGTTGGTGACCAGGAATGGTGCCGCTGCGCCATTGCCGCGCCACCAGTCCAGCGCAAATGTGATCGAAGGGAGCGGGCGCAGCGGCAAGAAGGCATGGCGGCCAGCTTCAATTAGGCCTGAAAGGCTGAGCGTCGACAGTTTGATTGCCTGAAGCTGGAGAATGTTCGGCCAGTCGTCAAAGTGGAACCCATTCCTCTCCATGCCATGGTAGGTGACTATGACGGCCAGCGAGAGTGCGACGCAGGCGACCGCTCCCCACCACCACGGAGGGTTGGAACTGGAGACGGCCTTGTCGACCTGAAGACGCTGTGAAATGAGCTGTGAGTGCATCAATTGGGTGGCGTTGCCGAGGTGGATCGCGCGATGTCGCAGTCGGATTTGATGTCAAGGCGGCAGGCCGCCGTTCGAGCCCGCCGTGCCTCCGCTGACCGTCCGAGGCCTTGATAGATCTGTGCGAGGTAATGGAGGGCTATCGGTTCGTGCGGAGACAGGCTCGTCGCCTTTTCGAAGTCGATGCGTGCACTGCCCGCGTCTCCCAGGAAAAGCTTCGCCGTTCCCCGATTGGTCCAGGCGGGTGCGTAGCTTGGGTCGACATCGATAGCGCGGGAGAAGTCCTGCAGCGCATCCTGCAATTGACCGGCTCGGAGGTTCAGGAGGCCCAGGTTGTTGTAGCCGAGCACTTGGCGAGGGAATTGCGCGATCGCTTGTTCGTAGATATCGCGTGCCTCTTGGGTCTTACCCATTGACTCGAGGATGACTCCGCGATTGACGAAGGGATAGCCGTCGCCCCAGCGGGGTTCGAGCGCAATCGCACGGTCGACCGCCTGTAGTGCCAATTGGCGCTGTCCGGCGTCCAGATAGCTCAGCGCGAGTTGATTCCAGGCGCCGACGGATCGAGGCGCGTGCTTGACCGCTTGTTCGTACAGTGTCAGATCGTTGCGCCATTGAGGAAGTCGTTGTGCCGTCGACCAGCATGCGAAGGCGGTCGCCACCGCGAGCAGGGTCCAGGCGACGGCCGCGCCGTTACTGTTGGACCGGTGCAGCCGCTCGAGTCCGAGGGCAATCAGCCCGGCGACACCGACGAGCGGCAGGTACATCCGGTGCTCGAAGATGAGTTGCAGGGGCACGAAGCTGCTTTCGAGCAGCAGCGCCGCGGGCAGCCAGAGCATGAAGAAGCCGGCCGCGCGCTGGCCGGGCCTTTGTGCCAACCTCGCTCCGACAGCGCACCAAGCGACGATCAAAGACATCGGCAGCCAGAACTCCCATGACGCCGCGCTGCGCACGAGTTCGACATCGTGTTCGAGCGAAAATCGATCGGGCAGCAGCCACAGAATCTGCGATGCGTGGAACAGGAGTACCTTGGGTTGGGTGAGCAGGCGTTCGACCAGCGTGAAGTCGCGGTCCGGATATCCGCGCAGGACCCAGTGGCTGAGCGGGCCGTCGACGGCAACGTCGAGGACGGCTGCGGCGATGACGAGAAGGGGCGACGCGAGCAGCAGCCGATCGACTGGCGAGCGGATCAGCGGGCCGTTGTTACGCAGAACCAGGAACTCGGCCATCAGTACGAGGGCAGGGGTGACCCAGGCGTTTTCCTTGGACAACGCCCCGAGTATGAAGGAGAGTGCCGAGATGACCATCCATCCCGGGCTGAACGCGCCGTTCTGGCGAGCTTTGAGGTAGGCCCAGACGCAGAGGACGGAAAAGAGTGCCGCGAGTTCCGTCATGCGTTGAACGGCGTAGCTGACCGCTTGGACATGGATTGGCTGCGATGCCCACCACAGCGCTGCGGCGCCCGCAGCGACAATTGCCGCGCGGCCGAGTGCTCGGTCGTTTGCGGCATAGAAAACGGCAAGCAGCAGAGCCATCGTTGCCCATGCAGTGAGGATGTGGAGGGCAAGATTGGTGACGAGAAAGGCGGCGGGATGGCCTTCGTCGCGCCACCAGTCAACCGCAAACGTCAGCGAGGCGACGGGGCGACGCGCGAGATGCGCATTGGCGGCGGCGTTCAGCAAGCCCTCAAGGCTGAACTGTTCCATCCGGACCGGCGCGTGATTCAGAATGTTGGGCCAGTCGTCGTAGTGGAAGCCGTTGGACGCGATACCCCGATACGCGATCAGAATAAACGCTGCCAGGGCCGCTGCGACGAGGATCCGGGTCAGGCCGGTTTCGATGCGGGAGTGTCGTATGATCACAAGCCGAAGGTAGGGGTGGCCCGAGTGGCCGAAACAAAGGCGTCAAAATGGACGCCAAGTAGCAAGCAAGGGATGTTCCAGAAGGGTGTCGTCGTCGCTTGTGCCGGTGCCGAGGTCCTCGGGGCGTGCAAGCAGTATATGATTGTAAGCCTTAATGACGAAGAGATGCCCGAAGCGTCTTCTCGGTTCACTGAACGGTGCCGAGTCGCTTGTCCGAAGCCCGATGAAAACGAAGATAAGTGTTGTGCTGCCTGCCAAGAACGAGGCGCTCGTGATCGGTCAGGTGTTGGCCGGGATCCGGGGCGCCTTGCCCGAAGCCGAGATCGTCGTGGTCAATGACGGTTCGAGCGATGCAACGGCGGAGGAGGCGCGGCGGTCGGGGGCGAGCGTCGTCGATCATCCGTACAGCATGGGAAACGGCGCGGCGATCAAGAGCGGTGCGCGTGCGGCTTCCGGCGATGTCATTGTCTTCATGGATGCGGACGGCCAGCACGATCCGGCGGACATCCTGCGCTTGATCGAGCGCCTGGACGAGGGTTTCGATATGGTCGTCGGCGCACGCGACGGCGCGTCCCAGGCGAGCGTGGGACGGGGCTTGGCCAATCGTTTCTACAATCGGTTGGCCAGTTACATGACCGGGCATCGGATCGAAGACCTGACATCCGGTTTGCGCGCGGCGCGCGCCGAACGCTTCCGGGAATTCCTGTACCTCTTGCCGAACGGTTTTTCCTATCCGACGACGAGCACGATGGCGTTCTTCCGTGCCGGCTATCCGGTCGCCTACGTACCGATCCGGGCCGGCAAGCGCATCGGCAAGAGCCATGTGCGGATTCTCAAGGATGGGACGCGCTTCCTGCTGATCATCTTCAAGATCGGCACCTTGTACTCGCCGCTCAAGCTCTTCGCGCCCGTCGTGGCGGTCCAGGTCTTGCTTGGCTTGGCCTATTACGCCTATACGTTCATCTTGCACGGTCGCCTGTCCCTGGCGACGATCTTCATGCTGACCTCGGCCGTGACGACCTTCCTGATCGGCCTGGTGTCGGAGCAGATCACGCAACTGATGTATCGAAGCAACGGCGAGGAGAAAGCTTCCCGATGAGCAAGCCGCTTTACGTCACGCGTCCTTTCCTGCCGCCGCTGGAGGAGTTGCAGCCCTATCTCGAGGAGATCTGGGCCAATCGGCAGCTGACGAACGGCGGTCCGTTCCATCAGCAACTCGAGGCGTCGCTGTGCCAGTACCTCGGCGTCGAGCATATTTCGCTCTTCGCCAACGGCACGCTCGCGCTGGTGACGGCCTTGCAGGCGCTGCGCATCACCGGCGAAGTCATCACGACGCCATACAGCTTCGTCGCGACGGCGCATTCTCTGCTCTGGAATGGGATCAAGCCGGTGTTCGTGGATATCGACCCGGAGTCCTTGAATCTGGATCCCGAGAAGATCGAGGCGGCGATCACCCCGCAGACGACGGCGATCCTGCCCGTGCATGTCTATGGCCGTCCGTGTGCGACCGAGCGTATCCAGAAAATTGCGGACACCTACGGCTTGAAGGTCATCTACGACGCTGCCCATGCATTCGCAGTCGAAGATCGGGGCGGAAGCATCCTTCGGCATGGTGACCTGTCGATCCTCAGCTTCCACGCGACCAAGGTGTTCACGACCTTCGAAGGAGGGGCGATCGTCAGCCCGGATGCGAAAACCAAGAAGCGCATCGACTACCTGAAGAATTTCGGCTTTGCGGACGAGGTGACGGTTGTCGCGCCGGGGATCAACGGAAAGATGAACGAGTTGCAGGCGGCGATCGGGCTTGCGCAGCTCAAGCATATCGACGCGGCCTTGAGCGAACGTGCCGCGATCGACCGGCGCTACCGCGAGCTGCTCTCCGACATCCCCGGCATCCGCTGCCTTCCGGCGCCCGAGTCGGCGCGACACAACCATTCCTACTTCCCGATCATGGTCGAGCCGGCGTTTGCGCTGAGCCGGGATCAGCTCTACCAGTGCCTGCGGGAGCATGACATTTACGCTCGCCGCTATTTCTATCCACTGATCAGCGAATTCCCGATGTACCGGGCGCTGCCGAGTGCAGCGCACTCGAACGTCCCGGTCGCCGTCTCAACGTCGAGCAAGGTGATTTGCCTGCCGATCTTTCCGCAGCTGGGGGCCGACGAACTCGAATCGATCGCGTCCGTCATCCGTGAGGCGGGGAAGTAGTATGGCCCGGCAGTTGGTCATCTACGGCGCGGGTGGGTTCGGCCGCGAGGTACTGCAGGTCGTTCGCGACATAAATGGTGCACGGCCCGGCACCTGGGATGTGGTTGGTTTCGCGCTGGATGAGCAATTCGTTTCGGCGTCCCTGGTTCAGGGGTTGCCCGTCGTCGGAAGCGTCGATTGGCTCGCCCGGAATCCGCAGGTCGAGGTCGTCATCGCCATCGGGGCGCCAGCGGCGCGTTGTCGTATCGCACGGCGCATCGCACAGGAAGTGGGCAATCGTTTCGCGACGCTGGTCCATCCGCGTGCTTGGCTGGGGCAGAACGTTCAGGTCGGAGAGGGCTCAGTGATCTGCGCAGGGGCGCTGGTGACGACGGACATTTCGATCGCGAGCCACGTGCACGTCAATATTGGGGCGACGATCGGGCACGACGCGATCCTCGGCGACTTCGTGACGCTGAATCCTTCTGTCAACGTGTCGGGCAACGTCCATCTGGCCGAGGGCGTCGAGGTGGGTACCGGGAGCGTGCTGTTGCCGAAAGTGATCGTGGGCGAGTGGGCGATCGTCGGTGCAGGCGCGGTCGTGACGAGAGAGGTGCCGGCCGATGCCACGGTCGTTGGCGCGCCGGCCAGGGTGATCAAGACGCGGAGTCACGGATGGCAGGGGCAGTAAGCGCGCGGCCGGCGTCGCGCGAAAGCCGCACCCGATCGGCTGGCGCGACGTGTTGAAACGCGCGCTGCTGGCGAGTTATGCGACTCAGATATACGTCGGTCTGATCGGTCTCGTGCTGATGCCGGTGTACCTCCGGTACATGGGCGCTGAAGCGTTTGGTCTGGTCGGGCTTTTCGTGTCGTTGCAGGCGTGGCTCCAGTTGCTGGACCTGGGGCTGTCGCCGAGCCTGTCGCGTGAAATGTCTTTGTACTGTGCCGGCATGCTGCCTGCGGATCTCGCGCGCGGTCGTCTGCGCAGCCTCGAATGCCTGTTGGGCGGCATGGCGGTGCTTGCAGTACTGGGCCTCGCCACAGCGCGCGATTGGATTGCGCATGACTGGTTGAACGTGAGGTCTTTGTCGGTCGAGACCGTTTCGTCCTGTCTTGTATGGATGGGAGGTGCTGCGGCCGCGCGGTGGCTGGCAGGTCTGTACCGTGCGGGCCTTGCGGGGATGGAGCGGCAATTGTCCGTGAATGCAGCGGTTGCGACTTTCTCGACCCTCAAATTTGTCGGTGTCATTCCTCTGCTGGCCTTCTGGACAAGCGAGCCGCGAGCCTTCTTTGCGTATCAGGCCTTGATAGGTGGGTTTGAACTGGTGACGTTCGCCGCGCTGATGTACCACATACTGCCGAGAGCGACACGCCCGGTTTGGCCGAGCTGGTCGGCGCTGCGTGGAATGTTGCCAGTCGCCGGTGCCATGGCCTTCCTGTCGGGGATGTGGGTCTTTCTGACGCAGATCGACAAGCTGATCCTTTCGCGCGCGCTGTCGTTGGAAGTTTTCGGTTATTACAGCGTCGCCGTGGCGGCGGCGGGCAGCGTGTTGACACTGGTACCGCCGCTCAATCAGGTGCTTCTGCCGCGCATGACGATTCTCGCAGCACAGGGGCGTACGGAGGACTTGAAGCAAATCTTCTGCATGGCCACGCAGTGTTCGGCGGTCGTATTCACGGCAACGGGTGCCGTTTTGGCGATTCTGGCCGATCCGGTGCTTTGGGTCTGGACGGGCAGTCGGGCGGTGGCGGATCAAGCTGCGCCGATCCTGTTCTGGTATGGGCTGGCTAACGGCCTGATTGGAGTGTTAACGCTTCCCTTCATGCTGCAATTTGCGTTCGGTTATCTCCGCCTGCACATCGTTGGAAATCTCGTGCTCGGCTTGACGCTGCTGCCTGCGCTGGGTGCCGCGGCGACGTATTACGGTGCGAAGGGGGCCGGCGGCGTACTGTTTGCGGCGAATCTGATGTTTCTGCTTTTCTGGATACCCCTTGTTTATCGGAAGCTGATGCCGGACTTGACCTGGCGCTGGCTAGGACGCGAGCTGATGCCGCCAGCGTGTGCAACGTTGCTGGTTGTCGTCGCTTTCGCCGCAATGATGCCGATGGCGCCAAGCCGCATCGAGGCCGCAGGCTTGTTGATTGCGGCCGTGTCGGCAAGTGCGTTGGCAGGGGTCGCCGCCGGAAACCGGACGCGTGCATTGATAGCGACTGCACTATTCAGGAAAACAATGGCTTGAGCACGTTGATGGTATCGGTCTGCGTGGTGACCTACAACCACGCGCGCTATATCAAGGACTGCCTGACCAGCGTGCTGGCACAGGGCGAGGATGTGCCGCTCGAAATTCTCGTCGGTGACGACCTTTCCAACGACGAAACGGGCGACATTATTGCAGGGCTCGCCGCCCGGCATCCGGATGTGATCCGTTACTTTCGCCACACCGAGCGGCAGGGGCCGACCGCGAACTATCTGTTTCTGATCCGCGAGGCCAAAGGGAAATACATCGCTCATTTGGATGGTGACGACTTCTGGCTGGCCGGGAAGCTGAAACGGCAAGTTGCACTGCTTGAGCAGCATCCCGAATGCCCTGCCGTCTATACGAACGCACTGGCGGTGGACGATCAGGGACGGGCACTGGGAATATTCAACAATTTGCAGCCGGAGCGATTCGATATCAACGCGCTCCTACGTCGAGGAAATTTCCTGAACCACAGCTCATTGCTTTACCGCGCTCGGTTGGGTCAGGCACTTCTCGACATTGCCCCCCCCTTTCTGGACTACCGGATTCATCTGAGGCTGGCGCGCGAAGGCGCGGTTGCCTACCTGAATGAAGTTCTCGTGTCATATCGTGTGGCGTCGAGTAGTTCGATCATCGTCCATGCAAACGATCACGTCCGGCAGTTGTACTGGGAGGCATTGTTGGATGTCCCTGTGGCGCAAGTCGATAGGAAGGCGCTGGCTGGAGGCATGGCCGAGTTCATGCGTTCGGTTGTCTTTCGATCTGCTCGGTTGCAGTCGTGGTCGCTGGTCCGGAAATGGTGGCCACAGGTCCTGGCCAACGCGCCGGAGGGGCGCGTGATGATGGTCGTTCGGACGGTGCTGGCGGTTCTGCGTACCGGTCTCCGTCTTGCGGTCGAGGAGATCTGCCGATATGTGAGCGGGAATGGCATGAAAATCCTATATCGGCGCTAGATTGAAATTAGTGGTGGGACGTTGAACTTCAAAAGAGCTTTTCAGGCCCTGATTGCCCGGCTGTCATTCGGCAATGGGCCGGTGTGCGTGATGTGTGGTCATCGTGTCGGCAGATTCCTGCCGTATGCGGGGGGATGGCGCCATGCGCCGGCCCTGACGCGAGCGCTCCAGGTGGTGGGGAGCGATCTCGACCATTTCGAATGCCCGTGGTGCGGAGCGCATGACCGGGAGCGTCATCTGCTGCTCTACATGCGGGCAGCGGGGGTGCTAGAACGGCTAAGCGGCCAGGACGTGCTGCATTTTGCACCTGAGCGGCGTTTATCCGGTGTGATCGCCGAGGCGGGGCCGCGAAGCTATCGCAAGGCCGATTTGTTTCCTCAGGCTGCCGACGTGGAACGAATGGACATGCTGGCCATCCCCTGCGAAGCCGGAAGCTTCGACCTGGTCATCGCAAATCATGTACTCGAGCACGTGGGCGATGACGAGCGTGCGGTGCGTGAAATTCATCGGGTGCTCAAGCCGGGTGGATATGCGATCCTGCAGACGCCCTTCAGCGCGAAATTGCTCCATACATGGTCCGATGCTGGCATCGATGACGATGCCGCGCGTCTTGAGGCATACGGCCAAGAGGACCATGTCCGCCTGTTCGGGCGGGACGTGTTCGGCAGGTTCGAATCTGGTGGCCTCGTGGCATGTGTCGGAACGCATGACGAGTTGCTCAAGGATTGCAGCCCGGCGACGTACGGTGTGAATCGCGACGAGCCGTTCTTTCTTTTCCGGCGGCCACCTGCCGGAGGCTAACGAATGCCTGGCAGCCCGTGCTTCAGCAGCATTTGAAGCTTGCGTGGTAGCGCAGTGAAAGCGCTGCAATACGGTGGTGAGGTCGTGTTGCGGAGGTGCTGTGCATTGCGTCGTTCCATCGCCAGGCGGCGGCGCTCCCGGTCGAGCGAGAACAGGACGTTGGCGTAGATTTCTCGCCAGATTCGGAGTTCGCGTTTGGCGACCGACAGCAGGGCGCCCTCTATAGCCAGTGCCAGCAAGTGCAGCGGCAGAAGCACCCACACCCATGGCGCCGGCGTGCATATCGTTAGGACGAAGGTCTTGTTGCGTTCGCTCAGACGCCGTCGGCGGTAGGTGCTGGCGAGGCGGCCCGCGGTGGCGCGGTTCCCGCCGAAGCTCTGACCCTGGCGATGGCGGTATGCGCTGCCAGCGGTGACCTGAACGGGATGGCCTGCCAAGCGTGCGCGGCAGCACAGGTACATGTCTTCGGCGATCGATTCGAACCACTCGGGGAAGCCGCCGAGTTCGTGCCACAGGCTACGCGGAATCCACAGGCAGGCGCCGATGACCATCGCGACGTCGTTGCGTTGCGGGTCGAGGTTGGGGACCGGGTTGTAAAAGGGATCGAGCAGGCAGCCGCGATCGACGAGTTCGTCCGTTTCCCAGTCGTGTTGTGGCAGGGTAAGAATGCCCTGCGGGCGCTGCGTTTGGGAGTGGCTGCGCAGCGTGCGCAGCGCGTCGGGGGCGAGGGCGGCGTCGTTGTTCAGGAGCAGAAGGTATTTGCCGCGCGCACGCTGCGCCATCCGGCTGTTTGCGACGCAGAAACCGACGTTCGCGGCGCTGGCGATGATTTCGACCTGCGGATAGCTTGCGCGCAGGAGTTCGAGCGAGCGGTCGGTTGAGGCGTCATCATGGACGAGGATTTCGACGGGAAAGTCGCAGTCCTGGGCGAGGACCGAGTCGATGCAGTCGGCGAGGAGACTCTCGCCGTTGTAGTTGGCGATGCAGACCGAGCAGAGCGGTTCCGTACTGCTCATTGCGCCGAATACCATGCCCAGGTGCGTTCGAGACCGGTTGGCAAAGAGGTGGTCGCGGACCATCCGTAGCGGTGCTGTGCGCGCTCGGGCGACAGCACGATGCGTGAGACATCGACGCTTCGGCCCGGTTGGTAGTGTCGCGTCATCGGTTTTCCGGTCACTGTTTCGATGTGGGCCAGCAGTTCGTTGAGGCTCACGCCGTGGCCACTCGCGGCGTTCATGATCTGCGTGCCGGCGGGCATTGGAGCGGCCAAGATGTCGAGGCAGAGGCGGATGAAGTCGACGATGTAGAGATAGTCACGCACAGTGCTGCCATCGCCCCAGATCGGCAGCGGGGTGCCCTTCATGGCGGCGTCCAAGGCGGTGGGAA
It encodes:
- a CDS encoding glycosyltransferase: MSTLMVSVCVVTYNHARYIKDCLTSVLAQGEDVPLEILVGDDLSNDETGDIIAGLAARHPDVIRYFRHTERQGPTANYLFLIREAKGKYIAHLDGDDFWLAGKLKRQVALLEQHPECPAVYTNALAVDDQGRALGIFNNLQPERFDINALLRRGNFLNHSSLLYRARLGQALLDIAPPFLDYRIHLRLAREGAVAYLNEVLVSYRVASSSSIIVHANDHVRQLYWEALLDVPVAQVDRKALAGGMAEFMRSVVFRSARLQSWSLVRKWWPQVLANAPEGRVMMVVRTVLAVLRTGLRLAVEEICRYVSGNGMKILYRR
- a CDS encoding class I SAM-dependent methyltransferase translates to MNFKRAFQALIARLSFGNGPVCVMCGHRVGRFLPYAGGWRHAPALTRALQVVGSDLDHFECPWCGAHDRERHLLLYMRAAGVLERLSGQDVLHFAPERRLSGVIAEAGPRSYRKADLFPQAADVERMDMLAIPCEAGSFDLVIANHVLEHVGDDERAVREIHRVLKPGGYAILQTPFSAKLLHTWSDAGIDDDAARLEAYGQEDHVRLFGRDVFGRFESGGLVACVGTHDELLKDCSPATYGVNRDEPFFLFRRPPAGG
- a CDS encoding glycosyltransferase family 2 protein; amino-acid sequence: MSSTEPLCSVCIANYNGESLLADCIDSVLAQDCDFPVEILVHDDASTDRSLELLRASYPQVEIIASAANVGFCVANSRMAQRARGKYLLLLNNDAALAPDALRTLRSHSQTQRPQGILTLPQHDWETDELVDRGCLLDPFYNPVPNLDPQRNDVAMVIGACLWIPRSLWHELGGFPEWFESIAEDMYLCCRARLAGHPVQVTAGSAYRHRQGQSFGGNRATAGRLASTYRRRRLSERNKTFVLTICTPAPWVWVLLPLHLLALAIEGALLSVAKRELRIWREIYANVLFSLDRERRRLAMERRNAQHLRNTTSPPYCSAFTALPRKLQMLLKHGLPGIR